One region of Sulfurisphaera ohwakuensis genomic DNA includes:
- a CDS encoding encapsulin: MFSTDPSVNVRKEKMDQEEMIRAIRGALAAEIDAINYYLQQGKLFSDEFVKKVHDDIAKEEMTHFGEFLRLLYHLNREEFNYILKGWNEASKLIGKEEFPIKINDVELTNEKTKVEKSDAMSEKNYVKSSLKSLSNIIKWDQQAIPFYETKVQDTAIIQSDKQVSYPLSRINTLFKVMPDLPKEETQPVFMKAYLMHSRKEDLLIYREHPLSILQRSKKMNRSDWNIPGNIVNDIVRAYEQVLSSGYSDVNLIIPPYVHALLYRVVDRTGTMEIELLRHLGNIYISPNVDTIVVISKQVLYVYEKKSTTLENLGRDGVYEVYMLSSELAPYVTDPEGSVVIS; the protein is encoded by the coding sequence ATGTTTTCAACAGATCCTTCAGTAAATGTAAGAAAGGAAAAGATGGATCAAGAAGAGATGATAAGGGCTATACGGGGCGCTTTAGCTGCTGAAATTGATGCTATTAACTATTATCTTCAACAAGGAAAGCTATTTTCAGACGAATTCGTAAAGAAAGTGCATGATGATATTGCTAAAGAAGAGATGACACATTTCGGTGAGTTTTTGAGGTTACTATATCACCTAAATAGGGAAGAGTTCAATTACATATTAAAAGGTTGGAATGAGGCTTCAAAATTAATAGGAAAGGAGGAGTTTCCTATAAAAATTAATGACGTTGAACTCACTAATGAAAAAACTAAAGTTGAGAAAAGTGACGCTATGTCAGAGAAAAATTATGTTAAATCTTCCTTAAAGAGTTTATCTAACATAATAAAATGGGATCAGCAAGCAATACCGTTTTATGAGACAAAAGTACAAGATACCGCAATAATACAATCTGATAAGCAAGTCTCATATCCTCTAAGCAGAATAAACACGCTCTTTAAAGTTATGCCAGATCTACCCAAAGAAGAAACTCAGCCAGTCTTTATGAAGGCTTACCTTATGCATAGTAGAAAAGAGGATTTATTAATCTATAGGGAACATCCTTTGTCCATATTACAACGTAGCAAGAAAATGAACAGAAGTGATTGGAATATTCCGGGCAATATTGTCAATGACATCGTTAGGGCTTATGAACAGGTTCTTTCTTCAGGATATTCAGACGTTAATTTAATAATACCTCCCTACGTACATGCGTTATTATACAGAGTCGTTGATAGGACTGGAACAATGGAAATAGAATTACTAAGACATTTAGGCAACATATACATCTCACCTAACGTAGATACTATAGTCGTAATCTCTAAGCAAGTGTTATATGTTTACGAAAAGAAAAGTACAACTCTGGAAAATTTAGGAAGAGATGGAGTATATGAAGTATATATGCTATCCTCTGAATTAGCTCCATACGTTACAGACCCAGAGGGATCAGTAGTGATATCATAA
- a CDS encoding GNAT family N-acetyltransferase, which produces MIIREATYSDIQEMSAVWGESMGSSNVEANKEIFSIFLDLGKCIVVEEGERIISTACYIPYYNLSWIGNVGVKPEYQRKGIGRKIMIELLNDIKTRSIRLDATNAGYKLYRDLGFEEEYKTVVYDISQVRGEGKAKITEKLEDWMLKLDKMAFGDDRSKLLSRIKGKIVYNEGGFGIVYRNVIGPLIAVNELSAEELIRYAVSNLGVRLIITVNEEFIKSLGGEKVYECVRMRKGDKINEDKELIYGIFRYSFG; this is translated from the coding sequence ATGATTATACGTGAAGCGACTTATAGTGATATTCAAGAAATGTCAGCAGTTTGGGGAGAGTCAATGGGTTCCTCTAACGTAGAAGCAAATAAAGAGATCTTTTCTATTTTCCTTGATCTAGGAAAATGTATAGTAGTGGAGGAAGGAGAAAGAATAATCTCTACTGCTTGTTATATTCCTTATTATAACTTAAGCTGGATAGGTAATGTAGGTGTAAAGCCAGAATACCAACGTAAGGGAATTGGAAGAAAAATAATGATTGAATTACTCAATGATATAAAGACAAGGAGTATAAGGCTTGACGCAACCAATGCTGGTTATAAGCTTTATAGAGATCTTGGTTTTGAAGAAGAGTATAAGACTGTGGTTTATGATATTTCGCAAGTTAGAGGAGAGGGAAAAGCTAAAATAACAGAAAAGCTCGAGGATTGGATGCTTAAACTGGATAAAATGGCGTTCGGTGATGATAGGTCAAAACTTTTGTCACGAATTAAGGGTAAAATAGTATATAATGAGGGTGGTTTCGGTATAGTTTATCGAAACGTTATAGGTCCATTAATAGCTGTTAATGAGCTAAGTGCTGAAGAATTGATTAGATATGCTGTATCGAATCTAGGAGTAAGGTTAATTATAACTGTCAATGAGGAATTCATAAAGAGTCTGGGAGGCGAGAAAGTTTACGAATGCGTAAGAATGAGAAAAGGGGATAAAATAAATGAGGATAAGGAGCTAATTTATGGTATCTTCAGATATTCGTTCGGTTAG
- a CDS encoding sulfocyanin — translation MKLDKIGLVLIALSAIILIIGGVFFAMAAMPHTAVSTTSTSTTSTTTTSSTSSTSTTSTSTSTSSSPVWA, via the coding sequence ATGAAACTAGACAAAATTGGACTTGTATTAATTGCACTCTCAGCAATTATACTAATAATTGGAGGAGTATTCTTTGCAATGGCAGCAATGCCCCATACAGCAGTAAGTACTACCTCGACATCAACAACTAGTACAACAACAACTTCAAGTACTAGTTCCACAAGCACTACCTCGACATCAACTTCTACTTCATCATCCCCAGTCTGGGCTTAA
- a CDS encoding SPL family radical SAM protein yields MIVKSIRVKTALSKSRLKELDYSLNPYLGCAYSCTYCYAPNFTPNEEASLNWGKVIIVKENLLEILRKEVFLKRKGTVGVSTITDPYQPIEALKKITRESISLLLSHNFRVSIQTKSPLVLRDLDILIQNKKKIDVGFTVTSLERWKELEPNAPPPKARIRALERLSEESIETWLFLGPIIKGFNDHEIESVIEEISGSKTRIVFDKFRFYRGLKYKEGDTEWWKKVKENILSYCKKYNIECHEESEDWIYERKRFFKPLF; encoded by the coding sequence ATTATCGTAAAGAGTATTAGGGTTAAAACAGCCTTAAGTAAGTCGAGATTAAAGGAATTAGACTATAGCTTAAACCCTTACTTAGGCTGTGCTTATTCATGTACTTATTGTTATGCTCCCAATTTTACTCCTAATGAAGAAGCATCATTAAATTGGGGTAAGGTAATAATTGTTAAGGAGAATTTATTAGAAATTCTTAGAAAAGAAGTATTTTTAAAGAGAAAAGGAACAGTTGGCGTATCAACAATAACTGATCCTTATCAGCCAATAGAGGCTTTAAAGAAGATTACCAGAGAAAGTATTTCACTTCTCCTTAGTCATAACTTTAGAGTTTCAATACAGACAAAGTCTCCTTTAGTATTAAGGGATTTAGATATTTTGATACAGAATAAGAAGAAAATTGATGTTGGATTTACTGTAACGAGTTTAGAAAGGTGGAAAGAATTAGAGCCTAACGCACCTCCTCCTAAGGCAAGAATTAGGGCATTAGAAAGACTCAGTGAAGAAAGCATTGAAACTTGGCTCTTTTTAGGGCCTATAATCAAGGGATTTAACGATCATGAGATCGAAAGTGTAATAGAGGAAATTTCAGGTAGTAAAACTAGGATAGTATTTGATAAGTTCAGATTTTACAGAGGGTTAAAATATAAAGAAGGTGATACAGAGTGGTGGAAAAAAGTTAAAGAGAATATATTAAGCTACTGTAAAAAATATAATATAGAATGTCATGAGGAAAGTGAAGATTGGATTTATGAAAGAAAAAGATTCTTCAAACCGTTGTTCTAG
- a CDS encoding Nre family DNA repair protein: protein MIKPELCVKCKASKYLCGLTYCPLLVSVRVKEKINLLKTRVYGSSPPTVFVGRSSYPKIFVYPSTPPTLGDTSHYEDPKFWLNSSLDDFLSTRFSLIRGGIKYHVSSANDPDRVLLDIQTLAISSKPVTIELSLKRSPSGKILDDNLPPLGPSAPLEKIRIDEDSQPLKIVEKVYFDKDLKAEEGIVTLYDYGVDVEKIAKILSVGGIGVKRRLVPTRWSITAVDKTISDNLIEKIKQYESVDKVEVYVRSFRKNLFIAILVSGYWSFEWGEAWFPGSTWNKWGKSIEIEVDNEGYKGRDDYPKIGGCYYASRLAVSEFLASRKRQATAILWREIYEGFNLPIGVWFVRENIRELFKQKPIIFDRVEDAITFVKDIMKSDINRWLKRSLLSREKITRWLK, encoded by the coding sequence GTGATAAAGCCAGAACTTTGCGTTAAATGTAAAGCTTCTAAATACTTGTGTGGTCTAACCTATTGTCCTTTGTTAGTATCAGTTAGAGTAAAAGAAAAAATTAATTTGCTGAAAACGAGAGTTTATGGTTCTTCTCCACCTACCGTATTTGTTGGAAGAAGTAGTTACCCTAAAATATTCGTTTATCCTTCAACACCTCCAACGTTAGGAGATACTAGTCACTATGAAGATCCTAAGTTTTGGCTTAATTCCAGTTTAGACGATTTCCTATCAACAAGATTTTCGTTAATTAGAGGAGGAATAAAATATCACGTTAGCTCGGCTAATGATCCAGACAGAGTATTATTAGATATTCAAACTTTAGCAATCTCCTCAAAACCCGTAACCATAGAATTATCCTTAAAGAGGTCTCCTTCTGGAAAGATTTTAGATGACAATTTACCACCTTTAGGTCCTTCAGCACCTCTAGAGAAAATTAGGATTGATGAAGATTCTCAACCCTTAAAGATAGTTGAAAAGGTCTATTTTGATAAAGACCTAAAGGCCGAAGAGGGGATTGTAACACTTTACGATTATGGTGTTGATGTGGAGAAAATAGCTAAGATATTAAGTGTTGGAGGAATTGGAGTAAAGAGAAGATTAGTCCCTACTAGGTGGAGTATAACAGCTGTTGATAAAACAATTTCTGATAATTTAATTGAAAAAATAAAACAGTATGAGAGTGTAGATAAGGTTGAAGTATACGTTAGGAGTTTCAGAAAAAACCTATTTATAGCCATACTAGTATCGGGATATTGGAGTTTTGAATGGGGGGAAGCCTGGTTTCCAGGTAGTACTTGGAATAAATGGGGTAAAAGCATTGAAATAGAAGTAGATAATGAGGGTTATAAAGGAAGGGATGATTATCCAAAAATTGGAGGGTGCTACTATGCTTCAAGATTAGCAGTCTCAGAGTTTTTGGCATCTAGAAAAAGGCAAGCTACCGCAATTTTATGGAGGGAAATATACGAAGGTTTTAATTTACCTATTGGTGTTTGGTTTGTAAGAGAGAATATTAGAGAACTCTTTAAACAGAAGCCCATTATTTTTGATAGAGTAGAAGATGCTATCACTTTCGTTAAGGATATAATGAAGTCTGATATAAACAGATGGCTTAAGAGATCCTTATTATCTAGAGAAAAAATAACCAGATGGTTGAAGTAA